The genomic DNA TGCTTCTAACCAAGGGGTGGCCGCTGAACGGACTGATGGCGTGACAACGGAAGGGGTGCAAGTGAGCGTTAAGACTGGCGGAGGTGAGACGGTTGTTAATCGCAGTTCGACGATGGAACTGGGGATTGGGTCTGTTGGGCGGGGGCGAGGCTGGACCAAGTCATCAATTGCCGCGAGGCTTCTTATCGGGCCCCCGTCTGTCAGCGCAGGCTGTTCCTCGGGCTTGCGTGCAGCAGACTACGTGCCCAGGGTATCTTGCGAGGGGGAACAGCCCGTGGGTACGCGCAGTGGAGTGTATATAAAAAAATACCAATTCACGTTTCTTATTTGGGTTTAATGTCTAAACACGGTAAAAATGTGGGCCTTCATGTGTTAACTATTTATTATCGCTCCCGTAGGTGTTGACGGTAGCAGAAGCCGGGTGGGGGGCAGTAGCCAGCCGAGTTTTAGCTTGGGGATCTCGCAGGAAGTAGCGTGTGGCGCGGGAGCAGGCGAAAAATCACCTGGTACGTTCCGTGGGGTGCTATTATGTTTCTTATTTTCGTTTTGGtcctttctttttaatttttttttaacctGTGCCAAACCACCCACCAGTAGCAGGTGTCCAGACTGACTTCGGACCCGGGCCTTCGGATGATCTGGACGTGTCGGCCACCATATCTAGCCCTGTCAGAAGCCCTCTAAGCTTCAAGTCATGGGTGCGCGAAGGTGAGGCCCCTACGAAGGTTGATGTTGCGTCGGGTAGCCAACCTAGTTTCAGTCTGGGGATATCGCAGAGTGTGCCTTGTGAGCGGCAGCCAAACGGGAAAAACTCGAGTACGTGCGCCGTGACTGTATAAAAAACAAATCACTTTCTTATCACCtttgtttaatattttttatttattttttttcattttccttGCGCTACGTAGGGAATGGTTTGTTTTTTATGTATCTTAATTTTTTGTCTCTCGTTCTGTTTTCTTCCTGTGTAATCCCCACCACCCAGCAGGTAATGAGGCCGGATCGGGTTCCGTACGTAGTGGTGGTGCGGGCGGCACCGACGGTGCAAGAAGACGTTTAGGAGCTGATATCTGCGGCTGGGGCCCTATTGCAACCCGGGGCCCGTTCGACATGGCAGAGGGCTGTAAGCGCACGGGGACTGGGGGGCACCCGAAGCAAACGGAGCCTATTCAAGCAAGACCAATCAGAGCGTTTCACGAGAAGCCGCGCTTGCGTTCCAACCCTGATGATGTCGAGATAGACCCAAAACAAAGCACGACGCTGGAACTTTCGGCATGGCGGTGGCTTTTCCGTAAGCGGACAAAGAATGGGCTGTTGAAGCAAGCACTATTTGAAATGACCGAGAGGTAAAAAAGATAAACAACCACGATTTATTATGCCGCGCTCGTGTCGCCATTTTTACACCAAGTCTAAAAATGATTTTTATGTTTTCGGATAAGCGggtttttttatgtgttttttttttcgcaGTGATCCATCCATACAGGTCAACCCGGACGATGCATGCGATAACTTTCCGTAAGTTACCCAATCGAAAATAAATTTATGAAGAACCCTATCGGTCGGATATTTGTTAGGAAACATACCTGATATGAAAACTTCTGGAAATTCCCCGTTTTTAATTTGTAAACTTTTTTTTTCCTTCTTGTTCATGCCCCGTAGATATGTGATGTTTGAAGACATGTTTGGGGCACGGGTGGAAACTATAGCCCTTCAATCCCTGGAGATTGGAAGCAATGTAGCCGGGTCAATAGTCGATGCATGGGCGCACGTCTTCAACGGTGACCCAAAATTTTCAATCCCCGGGATGCCTAGACGCTTGTTTAGCGTCCACACAGCCGTGGTAAGATGTTAAGCGTACACCTTTTTTCCCACATAAAACGTACAATCCTTGTTGAGATGACCTTTTTACAAATTTTCGCAGAACACAAGTAGACCTTTTTTACGTAAACCGTAAgaggaaaaaaaaaaattatgccgtaaaaaaaaattatgcCCGTAAAAAAAATTATGTGCATAAGTTGTAAAAAGTAACTTTTTTATGTGCATAacttgtaaaaagtaaaaaagggTTCCGTAAAAAGGTATagattgtaaaaaaaaaactttttatgtGCATAACTTGTAAAAACTAAAAATGGGGACCGTAAAAAAGTAAAGATTGTAATTTGCGAACATAACAAAAAACTTTTACGTAAGCGGTAAAACGTAAACCTTAAAAAATGTTTTCCGTATAAAGTTTGGCATAAATAAGTTAAAGGGGTGAAACATAAATTTAGTGTAAACCGCAAAAAAGTTTTCTTAAAGGTAAAACAACAACTGTAAAAAGTAAACGTACGCAATTAgcaaaaaagaataaaaaataaaaaaagtacaAAAGTAAAACAGCCCGCATACAGCTAGGGGCCGAAGCATGGTGGCATAAAATTATGCCTGAACCGTAAAAACTTGTGCCTGAACCGCAAAAAGTTCCCCGTAAAAATTACGTTTTCATTAAACCGTAGTTTCGCGAAAAACTAAAAAGGTTTTTTCTGTAAAAAGTAAAACGTAACCCATAAAACGGTTAACGTAAAAATTTGCCTAAACCGTCAAAAAAATATTACGCTAACCTTATACGTAAAACGGTTTCCGTTAAAAGGTAATCTAAAAAAAGGTCTCCGTAAATTTTTTACGTAAAAAGGTTTCTGCGAACTTTTTTTACCTGTAAAGTTCTTGCGTAAAAAAGGTTTCCGTAAAATTTAACGCTAAGCATAAAACCGCTTAAAATGTGCGTAATATGTAAAAAGTAAAAGGGTTTTCcgtaaaaaaaagaaaactttGTAATTTGCGCAACAAtacaaaaagttttacgtaaacggTAAAACGAAAACCTTAATATGTTTTGCGTATTCCTTATGccgtaaaaaaaataataaaacgtaaaaaaaaaaattacgccgtaaaaaaaaataaataaaaaattatgcAGGTTGACTGGATGTTAAGCTTGGAGACAGACCCTGATGGGGGTCGCGTGTCTGCGTTTGAATGTGGGCTCAAGAGTAGCCTGGCCGGGCGACATCACCTGCTGGACCTGTGAGCGTTCGACATGGTCTTTGTGACAATGCTAGAGGGAGACCACTACTACCTTGTAGTTTTTGATTTGGAGGCCGAGTGCATACACCTCGTTGACCACTTGGGCGACAGGGGGTCTGGGGCATTGTTAAGGGATGACGACAGCTATATCATGAAGTCAACACCGTTTAAAGTGGTATGTGTTGCATGTTTTTTTTCCTAGTACTGATATTGTATTTTTGTCCTTTCTGGTATAATTAAAGCTCAGGTCGTGTTACGTCTGACTTTTTTTCCCCTTGCCCGCAGAAAGATATTTTCGTCGATTACTTGAAGTTGGTGAATCATCCCAAAGTGACAGCAATGCAAGCGAGTCTCATTATGCGCGAGGACCTTCCATGGTCTACAACCCGCAGAATTGTAGCGCCGTTTGTTGAGTCCGGCATATTCGCAATGCGCCATATGGAACAGTTTGTGGGTTCCAGGCGAAGTTTCTTCTGTGGGTTTAGTGTCCACGGGGCGCGGAAAAAAGTCCAGTGCAATTACTTACGCAAAAGGTATGCTGCGGAGATAATGTTGTCCCCCGTGAACAAATATGGCGACGTCATTCGACGTCGGTTGCAGTTTGTGTAGTCATTGTTCTGACATGTTAGCCAGTCACTTTTTTTTGAATGGGGGTATTATGGGTTGGGCGTCTTTTGGGGTGGTTTTTAGCAAGCTTAGACAATGACTTTTTTGTTTTGGGACGATTGACAGATGTGTTTCTGTGGGTCACTAGGACAACCGCATGTTGGTTGACTAAAAACACCCAGTAGGGggtggttttaaaaaaaaattccctTTCCTTTTTTGTTTCTTTCTTGGTTAATCGAAACTTTACGTAACCCGAAATAATTTTCTTGCTTAGAAGGTAAAAAACGTAAACTCCAAAAGGTATGCGTAAAACGTTAAAACGAGCATGTAAATTCGGGGAATAACGTAAACAGTTATACGTACAAAAGGGCCAATCGTATATTTTTTTACATGAACAGTTACGTAAACCGTACAATAGTTTTAAAAGGTTCATGTAAAGCCTGTTACATAAACAGTTGCGTACCCCGTAAAAACAGTTAATTCCCGTAAAACTTTTTTCGCGAAAATTTTTatgtaaaaatttaaaaaatgcaAAGTTACATAACCCGTAAaaagtttttgcgtaaaaaaaaaAGGACGAACATCGCCCAAAAATGCCCGTAAAAAGCTTTTTGCGTAAAAGGTAAAAACGTAAACCATAAAAGGTAACCGTAAAAAATTTGCGTAAAACGTTAAAAAATTTTACGCTAAGCGTACACCTGTAAAAGTTTTTGCGTAAAAAGTTTCCGTGAAAAGGTACACACAAAAAAGGTCTCCGTAAAATTTTTACGTAAAAAGGTTTCGGTAAACTTTTTACCTGTAAGGTTTTTTGCATAAAAACGGTTTCTGTAAAATTTTTACACTAGCATAACTGTTACATAAACAGTTACGTAACCCGTAAAAAAGTTACTTCCCGTAAACTTTTTTCGCGAAAGCTTTTatgtaaaaaattaaaaatgaaaagGTACATAACCCGTAAAAAAGTTTTTGCGAAAAAAAAAAGGACGAACATCGCGTAAAGAGGTTTTTGCGTAAACCGTAAAAAATTTGCGGAAACCGTTAAAAATTACACCTGTAAAAGTTTTTGCGTAAAAAGTTTCCGTGAAAAGGCAAACTAAAAGAAGGTCTCCGTAAAATTTTTacgtaaagaggtttctgtaaaCTTTTTACCTGTAAAGTTTTTGCGTACAAAGGTTTCTGTAAATTTTTTACGCCAAGCATAAACCGTTTTAAAAATGTGTGCagtatgtaaaacgtaaaaaaggtTACCGTAAAAAGGTAAACTTTGTAATTTGCGCAACATTTACAAAAAGTTTCCGTGAAAAGGTACACACAAAAAAGGTCTCCGTAAAATTTTTACGTAAAAAGGTTTCGGTAAACTTTTACCTGTAAAGTTTTTTGCATAAAAACGGTTTCTGTAAAATTTTTACACTAGCATAACTATTACATAAACAGTTACGTAACCCGTAAAAAAGTTAATTCCCGTAAACTTTTTTCGCGAAAGCTTTCatgtaaaaaattaaaaatgaaaagTTACATAACCCGTAAAAAAGTTTTTGCGAAAAAAAAAGGACGAACATCGCGTAAAGAGGTTTTTGCGTAAACCGTAAAAAATTTGCGGAAACCGTTAAAAATTACACCTGTAAAAGTTTTTGCGTAAAAAGTTTCCGTGAAAAGGCAAACTAAAAAAAGGTCTCCGTAAAATTTTTacgtaaagaggtttctgtaaaCTTTTTACCTGTAAAGTTTTTGCGTACAAAGGTTTCTGTAAATTTTTTACGCCAAGCATAAACCGTTTTAAAAATGTGTGCagtatgtaaaacgtaaaaaaaggTTACCGTAAAAAGGTAAACTTTGTAATTTGCGCAACAttacaaaaagttttacgtaaacggTAAACCGTAAACCTTAATATGTTTTGCGTATTCCCTATAAAGTTTATAGAAGACGTATAAAATCAGCAGGAACCAACATAATGTAGGACGTATACCTTTTTCAATGTGGCAACATAAAAACCGGGAAATGTTCCAGGAATTTTAACGTAGAGTGTAAAAACCTTTTCGTTTATTTATGTGAAACGCAAAAAGCTTTTTTTTACGGTAAGACATACACGAAAATCATTAAATGCAAACATAAAACCTTCATATTCTATAGGATCGATTAAACGTgaatttttttctttaaaacttAATACATTCTGTGGGAAAAAAAAGGATAATAAAAATCAATAATCACACTCAACTTGTAAACACACAAAAAGGGAAGTGGTAGGTATGTCTGTAAGGAGAGGTGTTTTGGAATTGGACAAAACATCTTTTCTTAGTTTGTCATTTAGTCAAAAATAGTAATGGGCTTGGAACCACTCATTTTTTCCTTTGGAGTTGAAGTGATAACTGCACAAGGGTCAAGTGTCATGCACCAAAAAGGTCAGGAATATCTATAAGTGCAGTTGGAGAAAAAAGCACAACTCCTCTTGTCACCTTCCTTTGTTTGTATCTCTATATATAGTATACCGAATTAGGTTGTTTTTCATCCCAAACCATAGAACAAAAAGACATTCTCTAAATCCACTAACCGACTTCAACAACCAAAAAGGAAAAGCAGATGGCAGATGGCCGGAAAGTTTGGCGCCCACGCAAACCTGTCCCCCCCGGAGGTGAACTAACAAAACATACatgtgttacattgtcttagcgCGTCgcttatttaattttttttttatttttaaaaaaacgtTTTTGTTTACCTTCTGTCCAGGCTCGTCACCAAGACCTCCCAATCAAAATGCGAAAGCCAAAACAGTGCAAGTGTGGAGCAAGACGGGATTGGTGTCTAACCCAGACACTATTTGGCTCCCTATCCAGCGCGAAGACGGTGTCTCAGGGGTGCAAGTATGGGATCGTCGCCGACTGGGTATGAATTCGGAACCAGATTTGGCTTGGTATCCCAGGCAAGCCACGGGGTCTCCCCCGACCCCCCGCCGCCCCCCGCAAACAGCCTTTGGTTCGCCGGCTCCCCGGTTCGGTTCACCTTCTGCCCCCTTGAGCACGCCGGGGCCCGTTACGCCGGTTCGTGGGAACTTTGGTTCCCCGCCAGCCCGTTTTGCTTCGCCCCCTCTTGTTGGAGTTGCTTTTCGTACTCCCCAAGGAGCTGCTTTCAGGACGCCACCATCTGTGGGTGGAAGCGAGAGGTCAAAGGGCAAGCAGCCAATGACTCAGGTTTGGGTTCCTAAGGCGACCCAAGGGGAGGATCCTGATCCCTATCATGGTTCCAAGGATGCAGCGGCTGGTTCGGATACGGGATTCTTTTTGTGGGGCGCGGACTGCGACTCTGATTTGGATTAGCCATTGGTGAAAATGGTTTTCAAGCGTTTCGCTGGATGTGTAGTGCATGTGGGGTTTGGTCGCTAGGGTGTTTTATGTGTCATGTGTTCCATTGCAGTGTTGTGTTTTTTTAAAACTTCGTTTGTAACCGATGTCTGTTTCGTAGTGTCTTGTTTTATGCATTAAAATGCAACGTATGTGTCTGTAAAATGTTTCGTTCAACTAATAAAAATGGAACGCGGTGTATGTGCTGTAATGTTATTTTTTTAGCAATGATAAAAATTGCCTGGACCGTAAAAAATGGAACGCGGTGTATGTgctgtattgtttttttttttatcactAAAAATGGAACGCGGTGCATGTGCTAAATTTAAGGTTTCGTATCACTTTTTTACGCCCAAACTTTTACAGATATACGGTAAGCGTAAAAAGTTTTTTATACGTTTTTAggcatttttttaactttaaccttTTATGGGTTACGATCTACTTTTTACGGAAAAGCTTTTTTTGCTTTTACGCAAAACTACGTTTTAAGGAATACGCAAATTTTTACTTAAAACTTTTTAAGGAATACGCAAAACATATTAAGGTTTTTCGTTTTAccgtttacgtaaaactttttgtaTTGTTATGCGAATTACAAAGTTTTCTTTTTTACGGAAACCCTTTTTGCTTTTTACATATTACGGGAAACCCATTTTTAAGTGGTTTCTGCTTAGCGTAAAATTTTACGGAAACCTTTTTATGCAAGAACTTTACATGTAAAAAAGTTCACGGGAAACCTTTTTGACGTAAAAAATTTACGGAAACCTTTTTTTAGTTTACCTTTTCACGGAAACCTTTTTACGTAAAAAAAGTTAGcgttatatttttttaacggtTTAGGCAAAATTTTTACGTTAACCTTTTTACGAGAACACACAAAAAACATAAACTAAGTACTATTAACCATAccacaaagggggggggggttgcttTATACATTAATTGTCATACCAAACTTACAGATATAATATACCAAAAACTTATTACCTAGTCCAAACACAGCCATGCTGGTCAACAAAAAAGACACGTCAACCCAACCGTGCACCACATAAGTCATAAGGTGAACCCCCGTTGCAAAAAAAGGAACCCCCCCGTCACGCCGCCCCCTTCAGCCCCAGGTCTAAGGTTCTGCAGTCTTGCGTTTCTCTGGGCAGTTGCGGGAGTCATGCCCGGTTACAAATCGGTTGCATGTTCTGCACAATCGCTTGGGCTTTTGGTGGTTCTGGACTGCCCTCTCACCCGGCCCAATCATGCGTTTGTTTGTCCCGCATCCCTTATTGCGTACGCCTTGAGGATTGGAGCAGGAAACGGGGGTGCTCTCCTCATCTTCCACCACCACGCCTAGCATATCAGCCATAACCTGTGACTCTGTTGCCTCGGCGACTCTTTTACCACGTCGATCATCATTGAATTCTTTTGTCCAGCCTTTGATTTTCTCAACGAAATCCTCCATCGCTGCCCGGTCGCCCATCACAGCCTCAAACGCTTCAGAAAAGCAGTCCACTAGGGTGTTCCTGGTCAACGAAACCGGAGACAAGTCTACCCCATACCTGAATTCTACACGGAAAACCGACTTCGGCAACACGTGACGTCCCTAGCGACTAACCACATACTTAGCCGGGATTTCGTCCACCTTTGTTTGCCGGTATACGCAAAATATATGCCTGCAAAGGTATCCAATACGGCACCAAAGGTTACATGAGCATGTTGTAGTGTCCTCGACTGGGTCCACTTTAACCTGCACCATGTCGGAAAACACACCCACGTTATAAAAAAAGCGGGTactgaaaagaaaaaaaacgGGGAGGGGCCATTACCGTGAATTCATTGACGACATCGGAACGCTTGTCCAAATGCGTAACAGTATAAACCTTTCTCCCGTCGACTACTTCGACCCCGATAGTATAGCAGTGTAAAAGGCCCTTCAGGATCTCTTTGCGGACCTCGATGAATATGGCCGGGGAATACAATAATGCGCAGTGCTTCTCTATCGCCAAACCAGATCTGAAGTCGTGTGCGCGATCATCCGCCTTGAAGTCCCCAACCCTCTGCCTATAGCGTTGGGACTCCATCGTGGAGTCATAACACAAAAAAAACTGGACAAGGGTGTTCGCCCAGGACGAGCTCACCTTAAACGTAGAGTTCGAACTCTCGCACCGGGACGTAGTCTTCATCAAACATGACATTGGGATTTCTCTAAAGTATGCCGGGACCCACATCTCCTTTATGTTGTACATGTCTCTCAGCCACTCGTGACCTTCAAGCCCATACTTCTCTAGAAGCTTCCCCCATCTCCTCTCGAATGTCCCCGGTTTAATATAAATGTTCCACACCAGTTTGTGAACGGCAGCCCTGAATTCAGTGTTATGCGCGACCTCTCCTGTAATCTGGAAAGAAAAAAATGCCAAAAAAATGAGATAAATTAGTTCAGCCAACAAAAAGAATCTCGTATagaaataaaaatgaaaaagacaTGAAGGGGCGACAGTTCCACCTTCGCAGGTAGTTTCTTCATGATGTGCCACATGCACAGGCGATGGAGTGAACGATCAAACACAGCAGCCACTGCTTGCCGCATGGCCGGGTCTTGGTCAGTTAGCACCAGGGTGGGCTGCTTGTTGTGCGTGTCGAGGAAAGCCCTTAACTGCCACGTGTAGGCCTCAATTGTCTCACAAAACAATAGCCCCGCTCCAAAAGTGACGCATCGCTTGTTGTTGTCAACCCCGGTAAACGGAACGAAGATCAGATTGTACCTGTGTGTACGACGTCAATCAGTTATAACGCGATTAACCCAGTTGAAACTTTCGAAAAAAGATATataatgaaaaaaatatatatatatatatataaacccaaACTTGAAGGCTGTGAAAATTTACTTGTTGGTTTGATAAGTAGCGTCGAATGCGAGGACGTCGCCGAAAGCCTGATAGTTGACCTTGGAAATTTCATCCGCCCAGAACATGTGTCGAATTTCGCCGTTTTCCACGCTGTACTTAAAGGTGTAGTTCGGCAGGTGGTTGACCCGATCTTTCATCTTCTCGATCACCAAATGTGCGTCCCTGTCACCAATGAACATGCGAACCCTTGATGCAAAGTTCCGAAAGTCATCAGCCGTCCCTTTGACGTTGTGGTGCCCCCCCTAAGGTTAACTTGTAGCCTATGTGCCATCGACGGTCCGACCTTGCTAAGACTTGCTCGATGGATGAATTCTTTAGTAAAAAAATCAAGCTTCCGGCGTTTTTTCGTTAGATCTCTGTTATGCCATGGGACCATAGGATGGTTATGGTTCTCTTCAAAGTGATACAACACCCAAACACCAGATGACTCATCAAACCTCACACGTATGCAAGCTTTACAGTCACACACACGGAAAGTGGCATGCCTTATCTTCAGCGATGTCTCGTCAAGGCTATTGAAGTCCCTATTCTGGCTATGCGGCTTCCCGTGGTTGGAACAAACAATGTACCGGTGCGTGATAACTCCTTTCTTTCGCTTAATTGTCCCAAGCCTAGTTGAAAACCCACAGTGACCTGCGTAGAGGTCATACATCTCCGGGACGTCTTCCCATTGCTGAAACACGGCCTCGATTCTTGGTTTTATGTTTTCCGGAGCAGCTGGGCACCAGTAGCGTGTCCCATTTGGAGTGAACTAGGAAAAGCACTCGTCCTCTGACTCTGGGGCGTGGTCTGCGAAACAAAACACACCAAAAAATTTTATACACCTCAGTCATAAAAAGCCGACTACAATAAAAAAACTAATATTGGGTGGGGGGTGCAGCAGCAAAAAAAGAATACACACAAAACCATGTgtttatattttttcaaaaacaaaaaatctATGATGACCAACAATTAACTACTTTTTTACACTGAACGTAAAAAATCAACCCCCCACTCTCAAAAAACATCTGTTTGTATACAAAAAAAAAGGAATAACAAATACAACATAAAAGAATTGTGGGTGAACTGACATCAAAAAATGCAAAAACTAATTTTCACAATTAACATAAGAGGGTGAGCAAGTATAAAGTTAACCCCCATCATTCAACCCCcgctttttatttttctttgatACCTATGCAAAGTCAGTtcccaaaaaaaaattaagaaaagtCAAATTAAGGTTTTGAACGGGATATGGGTTACCTCTGTTGCCTGGTTTGGGGTCATCAATGGAGTCCGCGAACCACCAGAACTTGATCCTCGCTCAACACCCACAGTAACCGGCGTCCCAGAGAGAGCAAACTGCTCCAGAAACAGAGTGCCTTCGACATCAATCCCCGCTCCTGATCCCCGTTGTGGGGTGCAAATGATAAGATTATCTGCATCGGCGACTTCTCCTTCCAAGTCGCCACTCGGAGGTTTATACATTTTGCTgggtgtttttgaattttggttTGGGATTCTCCAGTGAAGGGGGGTGATTGATGAAGGAGGTTTTTAGGAATTGGTAGATAGAAAAGAAAAGGCCAGAAGGTGAATGTGTGGGGTGATTCAAGAAGTAGAGCTTCGTTATATAAAGAATGAAGGAAAACATTGGGATCAATAAAATCTACAGTGCTATTCGTATTATTTCTGACAAATCGAAAAATGGAAAACGGAAATGACAGGGGGGCGGTGGCTGATTGAAAAGGGAAGGGGGGTTAAATTACCATATTAACCTTCAGAAAAGCCATGTGGGTAAATGACATGTCAGCTTGTTATTGGATAATattagttctcatggttcttacaactggagctggttctcattttagcggtcccctatatatatatatatatatatatatatatatatattttacaatgaagttagaaataaacaaataaagctcctcaaacaaaagcttgtttgaataaatacttcattgaaaataaaaagtcacaaaaacaaaatgttttacgaaaaccgacgctttttacgctttttgccattttctactaaccactaacccaactacccacctttagcccaagcctaacccttcacccaaaaagttctcttgatatttacaaaggtataaagttaaaaaggaggaggattgattgcttggcaagcttatggtaggaataagttccatgccgctctcgagtgattcactaa from Helianthus annuus cultivar XRQ/B chromosome 7, HanXRQr2.0-SUNRISE, whole genome shotgun sequence includes the following:
- the LOC110882631 gene encoding protein FAR1-RELATED SEQUENCE 5-like, whose translation is MYKPPSGDLEGEVADADNLIICTPQRGSGAGIDVEGTLFLEQFALSGTPVTVGVERGSSSGGSRTPLMTPNQATEMFFESGGDAHLVIEKMKDRVNHLPNYTFKYSVENGEIRHMFWADEISKVNYQAFGDVLAFDATYQTNKYNLIFVPFTGVDNNKRCVTFGAGLLFCETIEAYTWQLRAFLDTHNKQPTLVLTDQDPAMRQAVAAVFDRSLHRLCMWHIMKKLPAKITGEVAHNTEFRAAVHKLVWNIYIKPGTFERRWGKLLEKYGLEGHEWLRDMYNIKEMWVPAYFREIPMSCLMKTTSRCESSNSTFKVSSSWANTLVQFFLCYDSTMESQRYRQRVGDFKADDRAHDFRSGLAIEKHCALLYSPAIFIEVRKEILKGLLHCYTIGVEVVDGRKVYTVTHLDKRSDVVNEFTVKVDPVEDTTTCSCNLWCRIGYLCRYGVDLSPVSLTRNTLVDCFSEAFEAVMGDRAAMEDFVEKIKGWTKEFNDDRRGKRVAEATESQVMADMLGVVVEDEESTPVSCSNPQGVRNKGCGTNKRMIGPGERAVQNHQKPKRLCRTCNRFVTGHDSRNCPEKRKTAEP